In Hymenobacter sublimis, a single genomic region encodes these proteins:
- a CDS encoding GxxExxY protein, which yields MLVILIGNAQSDLTKTIIGCASAYIRHLVNGFPGIIYQRSLAIEFEKNNIVFEQEIHLPVYYLDSEIGARRVDFLVEKQVVVELKVLVEITPPHYAQIIDYLKAYRLEVGLLLNFGEASLKYKRFLRSSS from the coding sequence ATACTAGTTATTCTGATTGGAAATGCGCAGAGTGACTTAACCAAAACAATTATTGGCTGCGCTAGCGCGTACATACGGCACTTGGTAAATGGGTTTCCTGGAATTATTTATCAGCGCAGTCTAGCTATTGAGTTTGAGAAAAATAATATAGTGTTCGAACAAGAAATTCATTTGCCAGTCTATTATTTGGACAGTGAAATAGGAGCACGACGCGTAGATTTCTTGGTCGAAAAACAAGTAGTGGTTGAGTTAAAAGTGTTAGTTGAAATAACGCCTCCTCATTACGCTCAAATTATAGACTACCTAAAAGCATACCGCCTTGAAGTAGGACTCTTACTCAATTTTGGTGAAGCCAGCCTGAAGTATAAACGATTCCTACGCTCTTCTTCGTAA
- a CDS encoding DUF1571 domain-containing protein — translation MIRYFRLLTVAVLAISSMAAAPADPKPTTEQLISRLTAAIENLKTLRCNVRAQERIDGNYQQARTSMKMAFKPYKVYLRNQKGIEVLYVTGQNDGDAWVYPNSFPYVTVSLDPLGSMMRKTQHHSVLDAGYGTIAELLRGSSQRTDHSFEKSFRYAGDTTVQGRPAHILRADYPQFRYVTYKPSKAETVASIADRFGCGEYRILERNGLTAGATVAAGRALQVPNAYGRRVIIAVDQKLTLPLVIQVNDDKGLFEKFEFSDIVANQPIPAQEFTKDFKGYKL, via the coding sequence ATGATTCGCTATTTTCGACTTCTCACGGTGGCAGTGCTGGCTATCAGCAGCATGGCCGCCGCGCCAGCCGACCCGAAACCCACTACCGAGCAGCTTATTTCCCGCCTCACAGCGGCCATTGAAAACCTGAAGACCCTGCGCTGCAATGTGCGGGCCCAGGAGCGAATTGACGGGAACTACCAACAGGCTCGCACGAGCATGAAAATGGCCTTTAAACCCTATAAGGTCTATTTGCGCAACCAGAAGGGCATTGAGGTTTTGTACGTGACGGGTCAAAACGATGGTGACGCCTGGGTCTACCCCAACAGCTTCCCCTACGTCACTGTCAGCCTCGATCCGCTGGGCAGCATGATGCGTAAAACGCAGCACCACAGCGTACTGGATGCGGGCTACGGCACTATTGCCGAGCTACTACGCGGCTCCAGTCAGCGCACCGACCACAGCTTCGAGAAAAGCTTCCGCTACGCCGGCGACACGACCGTGCAAGGCCGCCCGGCCCACATCCTGCGCGCCGACTACCCCCAGTTTCGCTACGTAACCTACAAACCCAGCAAGGCCGAAACCGTGGCTTCCATTGCCGACCGCTTCGGCTGCGGCGAATACCGGATTCTGGAGCGCAACGGCCTTACTGCGGGCGCTACGGTAGCCGCGGGCCGCGCCCTGCAAGTACCGAATGCCTACGGGCGCCGCGTCATTATTGCCGTGGATCAGAAGCTGACGCTACCGCTCGTCATTCAAGTAAACGACGACAAAGGCCTATTTGAAAAGTTCGAGTTCAGCGACATTGTAGCCAACCAGCCCATTCCGGCCCAGGAGTTCACCAAGGATTTCAAGGGATACAAACTTTAA